In Pseudoduganella albidiflava, a single window of DNA contains:
- a CDS encoding SAM-dependent methyltransferase, protein MTPPRLFQWPAVRALLVQLVALLPTAALGVTLDAFGHGLSLLEAAVLQGAIAMLITWKIGLAPWWRIIELLFPVALLAALALRLPPILFLAVFIVLLGWYWSTFRTQVPYFPSRPAAWHAVEALLPARPGVRVIDVGSGLGGFTLHLARVRPDAECAGIELAPVPYLYSRWRARISGSRARFIRGDYEKIHFGDYDLVFAYLSPAVMSGLFDKARREMKVGSLLVSYEFNIPGFKPDKTIFTTEGAPPLFVWAF, encoded by the coding sequence ATGACGCCACCCCGGCTTTTTCAATGGCCCGCCGTGCGCGCCTTGCTCGTGCAACTGGTCGCACTGCTGCCCACCGCCGCGCTGGGCGTGACGCTCGACGCGTTCGGCCACGGCCTGAGCCTGCTGGAAGCCGCCGTGCTGCAGGGCGCCATCGCCATGCTGATCACCTGGAAGATCGGTCTGGCGCCGTGGTGGCGCATCATCGAGCTGCTGTTCCCGGTCGCGCTGCTGGCGGCATTGGCACTGCGCCTGCCGCCGATCCTGTTCCTCGCCGTGTTCATCGTACTGCTGGGCTGGTACTGGTCCACGTTCCGTACCCAGGTGCCCTATTTTCCTTCCAGGCCGGCGGCCTGGCATGCTGTCGAAGCCTTGCTGCCCGCGCGCCCCGGGGTGCGCGTGATCGATGTCGGGAGCGGGCTGGGCGGATTCACGCTGCACCTGGCGCGGGTCCGCCCGGATGCCGAATGCGCCGGCATCGAACTGGCGCCGGTGCCGTATTTATATTCGAGGTGGCGCGCCAGGATAAGCGGCAGCCGCGCGCGGTTCATCCGCGGCGATTATGAAAAGATTCATTTCGGCGACTATGACCTGGTGTTTGCTTATTTATCACCGGCGGTAATGTCGGGCTTATTTGACAAGGCTCGCCGGGAAATGAAAGTTGGCAGTCTGTTAGTGAGTTACGAATTTAATATCCCGGGTTTCAAGCCGGACAAGACCATCTTTACCACAGAGGGGGCGCCACCACTATTTGTTTGGGCGTTTTGA